Proteins encoded in a region of the Coffea eugenioides isolate CCC68of chromosome 4, Ceug_1.0, whole genome shotgun sequence genome:
- the LOC113768455 gene encoding uncharacterized protein LOC113768455, with amino-acid sequence MMAGDSSVSDATEGNEDELLKPKSKNLSTSLRFKWEEEANRQGSWSMVLIKENHQEDSCSLIFPPSHHENLHVVGKSFTPSNSPPSPLLPSSTSASDLSSEVNNDSNDDDDDSSSTTLFSPSDSNRPSGPDSDSPVPTPRLRRRDAGDVPSWVNVGLEVFYSKIRGVVGTFRFPVKVPAFTVAAMVVGILYFGWRRRRRSIKQRDRDRLVRIIREKDERIDQLLNQIARMNNVLLALQRVPAASNHPS; translated from the exons ATGATGGCCGGGGATTCTTCCGTCTCTGATGCCACAGAAGGAAACGAAGATGAATTGTTGAAACCCAAATCTAAGAATTTGTCAACAAGTCTACGGTTCAAATGGGAAGAAGAGGCCAATCGCCAGGGAAGCTGGTCGATGGTACTAATCAAGGAAAACCACCAAGAGGATTCCTGTTCCCTCATTTTCCCTCCGAGCCACCACGAAAACCTGCACGTTGTCGGAAAGTCATTCACCCCATCGAATTCTCCTCCCTCTCCGTTATTGCCATCGTCGACTTCAGCGTCGGATTTGTCATCTGAAGTAAATAACGATTccaatgatgatgatgatgattcatCGTCGACGACTTTGTTCTCGCCGTCGGATTCGAATCGTCCGTCGGGCCCAGATTCAGATTCCCCGGTGCCAACACCGAGGTTGAGGAGAAGGGATGCGGGTGACGTGCCGAGCTGGGTGAATGTTGGATTGGAGGTGTTTTATTCTAAGATCAGAGGTGTAGTTGGGACGTTTCGTTTTCCGGTGAAGGTACCGGCATTTACGGTGGCGGCGATGGTGGTGGGAATTTTATACTTTGGTTGGCGGAGAAGGCGGAGGAGCATAAAGCAACGGGATAGGGATCGTTTGGTTCGAATTATTAGAGAAAAAGATgag AGAATTGATCAATTATTGAATCAGATAGCTCGGATGAATAATGTGTTGTTGGCGCTTCAGAGAGTTCCTGCTGCATCCAATCATCCCTCATAG
- the LOC113768574 gene encoding probable xyloglucan 6-xylosyltransferase 5 produces the protein MGQESNFTPQKRPGTLPTTAAAATANGGGGGGRSHSSSVVPRGRQISKTFNNIKITILCGFVTILVLRGTIGFGNLVSTEAEAEKEQMMEDINRILAEIRSDDDPVDPNDPTSTVDDEVVVVDDNSNGTYSLGPKITNWDEQRKVWLSKNPEFPNFVNGKPRILLVTGSPPNPCDNAIGDHYLLKAVKNKIDYCRIHGIEIVYNMAQFDKEMAGYWSKLPLIRRLMLSHPEIEWIWWMDSDALFTDMAFEISVAKYNEHNLVVHGYEDLLFEQKSWIALNTGSFLLRNSQWSLDLLDAWAPMGPKGSVRDEAGKILTANLKGRPKFEADDQSALIYLLITKKKQLMDKVFVESSYYLHGYWAGLVDRFEEMIEKYHPGLGDERWPFVTHFVGCKPCGSYGDYPAERCLKSMERAFNFADNQILKLYGFKHRGLVSPNIKRIRNETATPLVSVDQFDIRHSRQHSS, from the coding sequence ATGGGCCAAGAGAGCAATTTTACACCTCAGAAAAGACCAGGGACGCTTCCTACGACAGCAGCCGCTGCCACCGCGAATGGCGGCGGAGGAGGAGGTAGAAGCCACTCCTCCTCGGTAGTCCCACGCGGGAGGCAGATCTCCAAGACTTTTAACAATATAAAGATAACGATTCTATGTGGGTTTGTGACAATCTTGGTGCTGCGTGGCACCATTGGATTTGGGAACTTGGTTTCCACCGAAGCTGAGGCGGAAAAGGAGCAAATGATGGAGGATATTAACCGGATCCTTGCAGAGATCCGGTCCGACGATGATCCGGTTGATCCGAATGACCCAACTTCGACGGTGGATGATGAGGTGGTGGTTGTTGATGATAATTCTAATGGGACCTATTCGCTGGGACCGAAGATTACAAATTGGGACGAGCAAAGAAAGGTATGGCTGTCGAAAAACCCCGAATTTCCTAATTTTGTCAATGGTAAGCCTCGGATTTTGCTTGTTACTGGCTCCCCTCCCAACCCTTGTGACAATGCAATTGGGGATCATTATTTGTTAAAGGCAGTCAAGAATAAAATCGACTATTGTCGGATTCATGGGATTGAGATTGTGTATAATATGGCACAGTTTGATAAGGAAATGGCGGGATATTGGTCAAAATTGCCTTTGATTAGGAGGTTGATGTTGTCTCATCCTGAGATAGAGTGGATTTGGTGGATGGATAGTGATGCTTTGTTTACTGATATGGCATTCGAAATCTCGGTTGCTAAGTATAATGAGCATAATTTGGTTGTTCATGGGTATGAGGATTTGTTGTTTGAGCAGAAGTCATGGATTGCATTGAATACGGGTAGCTTTTTGCTCAGGAATAGTCAGTGGTCTCTGGATTTGTTGGATGCTTGGGCACCAATGGGGCCTAAAGGGTCTGTTCGTGATGAGGCCGGGAAGATTTTGACGGCTAATTTGAAGGGTAGGCCAAAGTTTGAGGCAGACGATCAGTCTGCTTTGATATACTTGTTGATTACAAAGAAGAAACAGTTGATGGATAAGGTGTTTGTTGAGAGTTCGTATTATTTGCATGGTTATTGGGCGGGGTTGGTGGATCGGTTTGAGGAGATGATTGAGAAGTATCATCCGGGATTGGGAGATGAGAGGTGGCCTTTTGTTACACATTTTGTTGGGTGTAAGCCTTGTGGGAGCTATGGGGACTATCCAGCTGAGCGGTGTTTGAAAAGTATGGAGAGGGCTTTCAATTTTGCAGATAATCAAATTTTGAAGCTATATGGTTTTAAGCATAGGGGCTTGGTGAGCCCCAATATTAAGAGGATCAGAAATGAAACTGCTACTCCACTGGTGTCTGTAGATCAGTTTGATATCCGACATTCAAGGCAGCATAGCAGTTGA
- the LOC113768738 gene encoding vesicle transport v-SNARE 11-like — MSQVFDGYERQYCELSANLSKKCTTATILDGEQKKQKISEVKAGLDDADTLIRKMDLEARSLPPSVKASLLAKLREYKTDLNNLKTEVKRISSANSNQAARDELLESGMADAMMVAADQRGRLMMSTERLNKSSDRIRESRKVMLETEDLGVSILQDLHQQRQSLLHAHNTLHGVDDNISRSKKILTNMSRRMSRNKWIIGSIIAALVIAIILILYFKLAH, encoded by the exons ATGAGTCAGGTTTTTGATGGATACGAAAGGCAATACTGTGAGCTTTCGgctaatttatccaaaaaatgCACTACTGCCACTATCCTCGATGGAG AGCAGAAAAAACAGAAAATATCTGAAGTAAAAGCAGGATTGGATGATGCTGATACTTTG ATTCGTAAAATGGACCTTGAGGCTCGAAGTTTGCCGCCAAGTGTCAAGGCTTCACTTCTTGCTAAGTTAAGAGAGTATAAAACGGATCTGAATAATTTGAAGACTGAAGTAAAAAGAATCTCATCAGCTAATTCTAATCAAGCTGCAAGAGATGAACTACTAGAATCAGGCATGGCTGACGCAATGATG GTAGCTGCTGATCAAAGAGGGAGGTTGATGATGTCAACTGAGAGATTAAACAAGTCCAGTGACAGGATTAGGGAAAGTCGGAAAGTGATGTTAGAAACTGAAGATCTTGGAGTTTCGATCCTTCAGGATTTACATCAACAACGTCAGTCTCTCCTGCATGCCCATAATACG CTGCATGGAGTGGATGACAACATCAGTAGGAGCAAGAAGATACTGACTAACATGTCAAGAAGGATGAGCAGAAACAAATGGATCATCGGCTCCATTATTGCAGCTCTAGTCATTGCAATAATTTTGATTCTTTACTTTAAGCTCGCTCATTAG
- the LOC113767382 gene encoding two-component response regulator-like APRR1, giving the protein MEKGDIGKSGDGFIDRSKVRILLCDNDSKSSKEVFTLLCKCSYQVTSVRSPRQLIDALNAEGPDIDIILSEVDLPMSKGLKLLKYIMRDKELRRIPVIMMSAQDEVSIVVKCLKFGAADYLVKPLRTNELLNLWTHMWRRRRTLGLAEKNILNYDFDQVVSDPSDANTNSTTLFSDDTDDKSRKSVNPEACASIHQEEEQNPSSADAPVETVIIVTSECLPDVPGMNDRRTGQIASFPKKSELKIGESSAFFTYVKSSLPKSNCQDAAPLHENVCQHLTIEENLNAQGGHINTDSQVTITNDALQNRSNGEGCPSNDSIHDSFSVERSCTPPLSLEFLQQRNLNEFSQVPTHPRNEPHHDVSGFHPHSAYPYYISGVMNQVIVPPSPMYQKNLPDVHSHSPMLPQYGHIPQCSPHVPGMASFPYYQVGICLQTGQMPTMHPWPSYGSSSSAEGNASKIDRREAALMKFRQKRKERCFDKKIRYVNRKRLAERRPRVRGQFVRKVNGVTVDLNGQPASADDEDDEEEDEDEEDQVTNLDSSPDDDALVCQR; this is encoded by the exons TGACTTCTGTGAGATCACCCAGACAACTGATTGATGCACTGAATGCTGAGGGGCCTGATATAGATATCATTCTTTCTGAAGTTGACCTTCCTATGTCCAAGGGattgaaacttttgaaataCATTATGAGGGATAAAGAATTGCGACGTATACCAGTCATCA TGATGTCAGCGCAAGACGAGGTTTCTATTGTTGTCAAGTGCTTGAAATTTGGAGCAGCTGACTATCTTGTGAAGCCATTGCGCACTAATGAACTATTGAACTTGTGGACTCACATGTGGAGAAGAAGGCGAACA CTTGGACTAGCGGAGAAGAACATACTGAATTATGATTTTGACCAGGTCGTATCAGACCCTAGTGATGCTAACACAAACAGTACTACTTTATTTTCTGATGACACTGATGACAAATCCCGAAAAAGTGTTAATCCAGAAGCATGTGCATCAATCCATCAGGAAGAAGAG CAAAATCCTTCAAGTGCAGATGCTCCTGTAGAGACTGTTATTATTGTCACATCAGAGTGTCTCCCTGATGTGCCTGGAATGAATGATCGAAGGACAG GGCAAATTGCCTCATTTCCAAAGAAGAGTGAGCTAAAGATTGGCGAATCTTCTGCCTTCTTTACATACGTAAAATCCAGCTTGCCAAAAAGCAACTGCCAGGATGCTGCCCCATTGCATGAAAATGTGTGTCAGCATTTGACAATTGAAGAGAATCTTAACGCACAAGGTGGCCATATCAATACTGATTCTCAAGTAACTATTACTAATGATGCTCTTCAGAACCGTTCCAATGGAGAAGGTTGTCCTAGTAATGACAGCATCCATGATTCCTTTTCTGTGGAAAGGTCCTGTACACCACCTTTATCACTGGAATTCTTGCAGCAAAGGAACTTAAATGAGTTCTCTCAGGTGCCTACACATCCAAGAAATGAGCCTCACCATGATGTTTCAGGGTTTCACCCACACAGTGCTTATCCATATTATATTTCAGGAGTAATGAATCAAGTTATAGTGCCACCTTCCCCAATGTATCAAAAGAACCTACCAGATGTACATAGTCATTCACCGATGTTACCTCAATATGGCCATATCCCGCAGTGTTCTCCCCATGTGCCAGGGATGGCATCTTTTCCCTACTACCAAGTTGGAATCTGCCTACAAACAGGCCAAATGCCTACAATGCATCCATGGCCATCATACGGAAGTTCCTCTTCTGCTGAAGGGAATGCAAGTAAAATTGACCGTCGGGAGGCAGCATTGATGAAGTTCAGgcagaaaaggaaggaaaggtGCTTTGACAAGAAAATCAGGTATGTCAATAGAAAGAGGCTCGCAGAAAGGAGACCTCGTGTACGGGGACAATTTGTAAGGAAAGTAAATGGTGTTACTGTGGATCTCAATGGACAACCAGCTTCAgcagatgatgaagatgatgaagaggaggatGAAGATGAGGAGGACCAAGTAACTAACTTGGATTCATCACCTGATGATGATGCTTTGGTATGTCAACGATGA